In Arthrobacter sp. SLBN-112, a genomic segment contains:
- a CDS encoding glycine C-acetyltransferase: MYTSIKDQLRDELDEIRTAGLYKTERSISSPQSSHITAGQIGAPGTDVLNFCANNYLGLADHADIISAAKAAMDERGFGMASVRFICGTQDLHLELEARVSAFLGTEDTILFSSCFDANGGVFESLLGPDDAVISDALNHASIIDGIRLCKARRYRYANQDMAELEARLQEAQDARRKLIVTDGVFSMDGFLAPLAAICDLAEKYGAMVMVDDSHAVGFMGATGAGTPEHAGVSDRVDIYTGTFGKALGGASGGYVSARGEIVAMLRQKARPYLFSNSLAPAIVAATVKALDLVENSAELRRQLFENAALFRRRMTEEGFDLLPGEHAIVPVMFGDAVMAAKVADRMLQHGVFVTAFSFPVVPRGAARIRVQLSAAHSADDVEACVRAFVASRAGAAA; encoded by the coding sequence ATGTACACCTCCATCAAGGACCAGCTCCGCGACGAACTGGATGAGATCCGCACTGCCGGTCTCTACAAGACCGAACGCAGCATCAGCTCACCGCAGTCCAGCCACATCACCGCGGGGCAGATCGGCGCTCCGGGTACCGACGTGCTGAACTTCTGCGCCAACAATTACCTGGGCCTGGCAGACCACGCGGACATCATCAGCGCGGCCAAAGCCGCCATGGATGAACGCGGATTCGGCATGGCCAGCGTCCGGTTCATCTGTGGCACCCAGGACCTGCACCTGGAACTTGAAGCCAGGGTGTCCGCGTTCCTGGGGACCGAAGACACCATCCTTTTCTCCAGCTGCTTCGACGCCAACGGCGGCGTCTTCGAATCCCTCCTCGGCCCCGACGATGCCGTCATTTCAGACGCCCTCAACCACGCCTCCATCATCGACGGCATCCGCCTGTGCAAGGCCCGCCGGTACCGTTACGCCAACCAGGACATGGCCGAGCTCGAGGCCCGGCTGCAGGAGGCACAGGACGCCCGCCGGAAGCTGATCGTCACGGACGGTGTGTTCTCGATGGACGGGTTCCTTGCTCCACTGGCTGCCATCTGCGACCTCGCCGAAAAGTACGGCGCCATGGTGATGGTGGACGATTCCCACGCGGTGGGCTTCATGGGGGCAACCGGCGCGGGCACCCCGGAGCATGCAGGGGTTTCGGACCGGGTGGACATCTACACGGGAACCTTCGGCAAAGCCCTGGGCGGGGCGTCCGGCGGCTACGTGTCCGCCCGCGGCGAGATCGTGGCCATGCTGCGGCAAAAGGCACGGCCGTACCTGTTTTCCAACTCGCTGGCTCCCGCCATTGTTGCGGCGACGGTCAAGGCGCTCGACCTCGTGGAGAATTCGGCGGAACTGCGGCGCCAGTTGTTCGAGAACGCCGCACTGTTCCGCCGCAGGATGACCGAGGAAGGCTTCGACCTGCTCCCGGGCGAGCATGCGATCGTGCCGGTCATGTTTGGTGACGCGGTGATGGCCGCCAAGGTGGCTGACCGCATGCTGCAGCACGGCGTGTTTGTCACCGCTTTCAGCTTCCCCGTGGTCCCGCGCGGTGCCGCCCGGATCCGGGTGCAGTTGTCCGCGGCGCATTCAGCGGACGACGTCGAAGCATGCGTTCGTGCCTTCGTCGCCAGCCGTGCCGGGGCAGCAGCCTAA
- a CDS encoding DUF222 domain-containing protein, which translates to MEEIAAVLTISSGAAGALVEQARQVCSLPPVFRALSAGDISWQHARIVADETEGLTSEGAASLVAHFFDPDAPNPARGAAPGELVPSRFRVKVRGWRERHHPETLEKRHAKGVAGRRMEFSPDRDGMAWVSLRLPGDTACAIWNRSTATARGLQGPTEERTLTQLRADVAASLLLGAASTSDSGSTEGAGTAGGLGAVPVPRADVLVMVPVFSLLGLTDEPAVLDGFGPIPASMARKLVAGGAKSFYRVLVDPRDGAPLEIGRIRYRLPETIKKWIRMRDGKCTFPGCTNRTADNDTDHLTAWQNGGQTDVRNLGQLCPKHHRLKHARPWIPTPATTNEPPGWTSPTGRHYKPEQPDPEPTHWPPATLPVKVDAGLNEMGAPPSPTTSPEMTATPDTSALPHPEWQLEELHFQQLIAGMPTWPDPPPEEPQGNHLLDPDELSSQDPLWDDFFAGPFRLPADPQADWQQPASHT; encoded by the coding sequence GTGGAGGAGATCGCCGCGGTCCTGACCATCAGCTCCGGGGCCGCTGGGGCCTTGGTGGAGCAGGCACGGCAGGTCTGTTCCCTGCCGCCGGTGTTCAGGGCGTTGTCCGCTGGGGACATTTCGTGGCAGCACGCACGCATCGTCGCCGACGAAACCGAAGGCCTCACCTCCGAGGGCGCGGCGTCTCTGGTGGCGCACTTCTTCGACCCTGACGCCCCCAACCCGGCCCGCGGTGCCGCCCCTGGTGAGCTCGTTCCGTCCCGGTTCCGGGTCAAGGTCCGTGGGTGGCGGGAACGCCACCACCCCGAAACCCTGGAGAAGCGGCATGCGAAGGGGGTGGCTGGTCGGCGGATGGAATTTAGCCCGGACCGGGACGGCATGGCCTGGGTCTCGCTCCGCCTTCCTGGCGATACCGCGTGCGCAATCTGGAACCGGAGCACCGCCACCGCCCGCGGTTTGCAGGGCCCTACGGAAGAGCGGACCCTCACCCAGCTCCGCGCCGACGTCGCCGCCTCCCTGCTCCTCGGCGCCGCGAGCACCAGCGACAGCGGCAGCACCGAGGGTGCGGGGACCGCTGGCGGGCTTGGCGCCGTTCCCGTTCCGCGGGCCGATGTCCTGGTCATGGTCCCGGTCTTCTCGTTGCTTGGCCTCACGGATGAGCCAGCGGTGCTGGACGGGTTTGGCCCGATCCCGGCCTCCATGGCACGGAAGCTGGTCGCGGGCGGGGCAAAATCGTTCTACCGGGTCCTCGTCGACCCCCGCGACGGGGCGCCCCTGGAGATCGGCCGCATCCGCTACCGGCTGCCCGAGACCATCAAGAAGTGGATCAGGATGCGCGACGGCAAATGCACCTTCCCCGGCTGCACCAACCGCACCGCGGACAACGACACCGACCACCTCACCGCCTGGCAGAACGGCGGCCAAACGGATGTCCGGAACCTGGGCCAACTCTGCCCCAAACATCACCGGCTCAAACACGCCCGCCCCTGGATACCAACCCCCGCAACAACGAATGAGCCACCCGGCTGGACCTCACCCACCGGCCGCCACTACAAACCCGAACAACCAGACCCCGAACCAACCCACTGGCCACCAGCAACCCTGCCGGTGAAAGTTGACGCGGGGCTAAATGAGATGGGCGCCCCGCCGAGCCCCACAACTTCACCGGAGATGACGGCCACGCCGGATACTTCAGCACTGCCGCACCCGGAATGGCAGTTGGAGGAACTGCACTTCCAGCAACTCATCGCCGGGATGCCCACATGGCCGGACCCGCCACCCGAGGAACCACAAGGCAACCACCTCCTGGACCCGGATGAGCTTTCCTCGCAGGATCCCCTGTGGGACGACTTCTTCGCCGGGCCATTCCGGTTGCCTGCCGACCCACAAGCCGATTGGCAACAGCCGGCGTCGCACACCTAA
- the hutI gene encoding imidazolonepropionase translates to MSTLITNIAELMTQDLEHRILKDAAVVVEGERISWVGAAADAPAADDAVDAGGRAMLPGWVDSHSHLLFAGDRTAEFEARMAGESYAAGGIAVTMNATRATSDFDLTRLAMGRVAEALSQGTTYLETKTGYGLDIENEARSARIASTVADQVTFLGAHLVPAGQDPETYTDLVCGPMLAAVRPYVQWADVFCEEGAFTAEQSRRVLLACRAAGLGLRVHGNQLGEGPGVQLAVELGAASVDHVNYLSAQDVKALAASWSGWDPTAGTGERGTVATCLPACDLSTRQPLAPARALLDAGVQVALASNCNPGTSYTSSMAFCVTTAVLQMHLSVHEAVRAATYGGALALHKESGRDADGERAVGSIAVGHRADLQLLNAPSATHLAYRPGMPLTYAVWRAGVRTR, encoded by the coding sequence ATGAGCACCCTGATCACCAATATCGCCGAGCTGATGACGCAGGACCTTGAACACCGGATCCTGAAGGACGCCGCGGTAGTGGTTGAGGGGGAGCGCATCTCGTGGGTCGGCGCTGCGGCTGACGCACCCGCCGCGGACGACGCCGTCGATGCCGGCGGAAGGGCCATGCTGCCGGGGTGGGTGGACTCCCACAGCCACTTGCTGTTTGCCGGGGACCGCACGGCAGAGTTCGAAGCCCGGATGGCGGGCGAATCGTACGCGGCCGGCGGCATCGCCGTCACCATGAATGCCACCAGGGCCACGTCCGATTTTGATCTCACGCGGCTGGCGATGGGCCGGGTAGCCGAGGCCCTCTCGCAGGGAACCACCTACCTGGAGACGAAGACCGGATACGGCCTTGACATCGAAAACGAGGCCAGAAGCGCCCGGATCGCTTCCACGGTGGCAGACCAGGTGACCTTCCTCGGGGCGCACCTGGTTCCTGCCGGCCAGGACCCGGAGACCTACACGGACCTGGTCTGTGGTCCGATGCTCGCCGCCGTCAGGCCCTATGTCCAATGGGCCGACGTTTTCTGCGAGGAAGGCGCCTTCACTGCCGAGCAGTCGCGCCGCGTCCTGCTGGCCTGCCGGGCTGCGGGGCTGGGGCTGCGCGTGCACGGCAACCAGCTGGGCGAGGGGCCGGGTGTGCAACTTGCCGTTGAGCTTGGCGCCGCCAGCGTGGACCACGTCAACTACCTTTCCGCGCAGGACGTAAAGGCGCTGGCGGCCTCGTGGTCGGGGTGGGACCCCACAGCCGGAACGGGCGAGCGGGGCACCGTGGCCACCTGCCTGCCCGCTTGCGACCTTTCCACCCGCCAGCCGCTGGCCCCCGCCCGGGCCCTCCTGGATGCGGGAGTCCAGGTGGCGTTGGCCTCCAACTGCAATCCCGGCACGTCGTACACCAGTTCCATGGCGTTTTGCGTCACCACCGCCGTCCTCCAGATGCACCTGAGCGTGCACGAAGCCGTACGTGCTGCCACCTACGGCGGTGCGCTGGCGTTGCACAAGGAAAGTGGGCGCGACGCGGACGGTGAACGCGCCGTGGGGTCGATCGCCGTCGGGCACCGGGCCGACCTGCAACTGCTGAACGCCCCTTCCGCCACGCACCTCGCTTACCGCCCCGGCATGCCGTTGACGTACGCTGTGTGGCGGGCCGGAGTGCGGACGCGGTAA
- a CDS encoding DeoR/GlpR family DNA-binding transcription regulator — translation MTRTDRLTAILDLLAKTGQVEVDEIVSTLNVSPATARRDLDSLAKRRLLTRTRGGATTGALAYDLPGRYNRDDHAEAKEQIAQCASALIRPGAVIGLCGGTTSTALAQILATREDLNAPSNQPTLTVVTNAINIAGQLAVRPNIKVMVTGGILNPRSYELVGPYTDIIMQKVVLDIAFIGVNGIDPEVGPTNTGEGEASVNALLASRARVSYVLADSSKVGVRAFATMDGYDFTRLITDSGISARDKAAFEARGTEVIITPA, via the coding sequence ATGACGCGCACTGACCGGCTGACGGCAATTCTTGACCTGCTGGCCAAGACCGGGCAAGTGGAAGTTGACGAGATCGTCAGCACCCTCAATGTTTCTCCGGCCACTGCCCGCCGCGACCTGGACAGCCTCGCCAAGCGGCGGCTGCTGACCCGAACCCGCGGCGGCGCAACCACCGGCGCCCTGGCCTACGACCTGCCCGGACGTTACAACCGTGACGACCACGCAGAGGCCAAGGAACAAATCGCGCAGTGCGCGTCGGCCTTGATCCGGCCCGGAGCGGTCATTGGCCTGTGCGGGGGAACCACCAGCACGGCGCTCGCGCAGATTCTGGCGACCCGGGAAGACCTCAACGCCCCGTCCAACCAGCCAACCCTCACCGTGGTCACCAATGCCATCAACATTGCCGGCCAGCTGGCGGTGCGGCCCAACATCAAGGTGATGGTCACCGGGGGCATCCTCAACCCGCGCTCCTACGAGCTGGTGGGACCGTACACGGACATCATCATGCAAAAAGTGGTGCTCGACATCGCGTTCATCGGCGTCAATGGCATCGATCCCGAAGTGGGGCCAACCAACACCGGCGAAGGGGAGGCCTCAGTCAACGCCCTGCTCGCCAGCCGGGCCCGCGTTTCCTACGTCCTGGCCGACTCCTCCAAAGTGGGTGTGCGGGCCTTCGCCACCATGGACGGCTACGACTTCACCCGGCTCATCACCGATTCCGGCATCTCTGCGCGCGACAAGGCGGCTTTCGAAGCCCGAGGCACGGAAGTGATCATCACTCCCGCCTGA
- the gatB gene encoding Asp-tRNA(Asn)/Glu-tRNA(Gln) amidotransferase subunit GatB, which produces MSTDDILSFEEAMEKYDPVLGFEVHVELNTKTKMFSSAPNVFGDEPNTNVNEVDLGMPGVLPVVNRTAIESSIKIGLALNCKIAESCRFARKNYFYPDTPKNFQTSQYDEPIAYDGYLDIELEDGTVFRVEIERAHMEEDAGKLTHMGGATGRIQGADFSLVDYNRAGVPLVEIVTKPIEGAGSRAPELAKAYVAAVREIVKNLGVSDAKMERGNVRCDANVSLRPHGRERFGIRSETKNVNSLRAVEHAVRYEIQRHAAVLDSGNPVVQETRHWHEDTRTTTSGRPKSDADDYRYFPEPDLVPVVASREWVEELRATLPEPPAERRKRLKADWGYSDLEFRDVVNAGVMDEIEETIAAGASASVARKWWMGEIVGRAKAADVDPGQLGVQAATVVELSRMVEAGKINNKMASQVLDGVLAGEGTPEEIVEKRGLAVVSDDGPLLEAIDAALAAQPDVADKIRAGKVQAVGAIVGGVMKATRGQADAARVRELILEKLGVNA; this is translated from the coding sequence ATGAGCACCGATGACATCCTGAGCTTCGAAGAGGCCATGGAGAAGTACGATCCCGTCCTGGGGTTCGAGGTCCACGTGGAGCTCAATACCAAGACCAAGATGTTCTCCTCCGCGCCCAACGTCTTCGGCGACGAGCCCAACACCAACGTCAACGAGGTGGACCTGGGGATGCCGGGCGTCCTGCCGGTGGTAAACAGGACGGCCATCGAGTCCTCCATCAAGATCGGCCTGGCGCTGAACTGCAAGATCGCCGAATCCTGCCGGTTCGCCCGGAAGAACTACTTCTACCCGGACACCCCCAAGAACTTCCAGACCTCCCAGTATGACGAACCCATCGCGTACGACGGCTACCTGGATATCGAGCTTGAAGACGGCACCGTGTTCCGCGTTGAGATCGAGCGCGCGCACATGGAGGAGGACGCCGGAAAGCTGACCCACATGGGCGGCGCCACCGGCCGCATCCAGGGCGCCGACTTCTCCCTGGTGGACTACAACCGCGCAGGCGTTCCGCTGGTGGAAATCGTCACCAAGCCCATCGAGGGTGCCGGCTCCCGTGCGCCGGAGCTCGCCAAGGCGTACGTGGCTGCCGTCCGCGAAATCGTCAAGAACCTCGGCGTCTCCGACGCGAAGATGGAACGCGGCAACGTCCGCTGCGACGCCAACGTCTCGCTCCGCCCGCACGGCCGCGAACGCTTCGGCATCCGCTCCGAAACCAAGAACGTGAACTCGCTGCGCGCCGTCGAACACGCCGTCCGCTACGAGATCCAGCGCCACGCCGCCGTCCTGGATTCCGGAAACCCGGTGGTCCAGGAAACCCGCCACTGGCACGAGGACACCCGCACCACCACCTCGGGCCGGCCGAAGTCCGACGCCGACGACTACCGCTACTTCCCGGAACCGGACCTGGTGCCCGTGGTCGCTTCCCGCGAATGGGTGGAGGAACTCCGTGCCACGCTGCCCGAACCGCCGGCCGAGCGCCGGAAGCGGCTCAAGGCCGACTGGGGCTACTCGGACCTGGAATTCCGCGACGTGGTGAACGCCGGCGTCATGGACGAAATCGAGGAAACCATCGCTGCCGGGGCTTCTGCATCCGTGGCCCGCAAGTGGTGGATGGGCGAGATCGTCGGCCGCGCCAAGGCCGCCGATGTTGACCCCGGCCAGCTGGGTGTCCAGGCTGCCACCGTGGTGGAGCTGAGCCGCATGGTGGAGGCCGGCAAGATCAACAACAAGATGGCCTCCCAGGTGCTGGATGGCGTGCTTGCCGGCGAGGGCACCCCGGAAGAGATCGTCGAAAAGCGCGGCCTCGCCGTCGTGTCCGACGACGGGCCCCTCCTGGAAGCCATCGACGCCGCCCTTGCCGCGCAGCCCGACGTCGCGGACAAGATCCGCGCCGGCAAGGTGCAGGCCGTCGGCGCGATCGTGGGCGGCGTCATGAAGGCCACCCGCGGCCAGGCCGACGCCGCCCGTGTGCGCGAGCTGATCCTGGAGAAGCTGGGCGTCAACGCCTAG
- a CDS encoding LysR family transcriptional regulator: MEIHQLEILRELGALGSVKAVADTLMVTPSAVSQQLAHLQRTVDVPLTRKEGRSLVLTEAGQVLADAGAAVVSAMADARGALGTYHGSPAGRVTLSGFHSAGQALFGPLARMLDRPEHPRIELSDEDVAQQDFPALTARYDLVLAHRMDHSPRWPTERVAVIPLAHEPLDVALPAGHPLARQDTVTVHDVGAEAWVTSHPGYSPADVLAAVAAVSSREPNIIHRINDYSTVAALVAAGGVVGLLPRYTARPVLNPDIVLRPLEGISTRRRIDLLTRPENLKRRAVVLVCEALEDIMAGLVRQG; this comes from the coding sequence GTGGAAATTCATCAGCTGGAAATCCTCCGCGAGCTCGGTGCGTTGGGAAGCGTGAAGGCGGTGGCCGACACCCTCATGGTCACCCCGTCGGCGGTTTCGCAACAACTGGCTCATCTGCAGCGGACAGTGGACGTGCCGTTGACGCGCAAAGAGGGCCGGAGCCTGGTGCTGACGGAGGCCGGCCAGGTCCTCGCCGACGCGGGCGCCGCCGTCGTCAGTGCCATGGCCGATGCCCGCGGTGCGCTCGGCACGTACCACGGCTCGCCCGCCGGCAGGGTCACCCTCAGTGGCTTCCACAGCGCGGGGCAGGCCCTCTTTGGCCCGCTGGCCCGGATGCTGGACCGGCCAGAACACCCACGGATTGAACTCTCGGACGAGGACGTTGCCCAGCAGGACTTCCCGGCCCTCACTGCCCGGTATGACCTTGTGCTGGCACACCGCATGGACCACAGCCCCCGCTGGCCCACAGAACGTGTTGCCGTGATCCCGCTGGCGCACGAGCCGCTGGACGTAGCGCTTCCTGCCGGGCACCCGTTGGCCCGGCAGGACACGGTCACGGTGCACGACGTCGGCGCCGAGGCCTGGGTGACCAGCCACCCCGGCTACTCCCCCGCCGACGTCCTGGCCGCCGTCGCGGCCGTCTCCAGCCGGGAACCGAACATCATCCACCGGATCAACGACTACTCCACGGTGGCGGCCCTGGTGGCGGCCGGAGGCGTGGTGGGGCTGCTGCCCAGGTACACCGCCCGGCCTGTCCTGAATCCGGACATCGTCCTGCGCCCGCTGGAAGGCATCAGCACACGCCGCCGGATCGATCTTCTGACCAGGCCGGAGAACCTGAAGCGGCGGGCTGTGGTGCTGGTCTGCGAGGCGCTGGAGGACATCATGGCAGGGCTGGTGCGGCAGGGCTAA
- a CDS encoding FAD-dependent oxidoreductase, translating to MAAHYDVLIVGGGIAGLSLASALAGRCSVALVEAEQELAYHTSSRSARQLIPSYGPPVVQELTVRTLELLAARDQELPEPVLTPRSFMLIGSEPEVASEASGHMQPITVDRALELCPALLPGTFTAAGLDTGSFGCNAPVLLEDHRKSALAAGADIIAGARVHSAQRLGSGWQVGAGAEGFEAGVLVNAAGAWADELAVISGVEKLGLQPYRRTAAIAAVERPLPEGSPMVAAADNTFYFRRDGDDVLISPSESVPSGPEDARPRPGDVERLVEKLNSITGLGITHIRRAWTGLRTEAADGVPVAGFDAEAAGFYWLAGQGGYGFQTSAALAELAATQILAGQSGRGDTGGAGPESRTAHALAATRWSIRR from the coding sequence ATGGCAGCACATTACGATGTCCTGATCGTTGGCGGCGGCATTGCCGGCCTGTCCCTGGCGTCCGCATTGGCGGGGCGTTGCAGCGTGGCGCTGGTGGAGGCGGAGCAGGAGCTGGCGTACCACACGTCCTCCCGTTCCGCCCGCCAGCTTATCCCCAGCTACGGACCTCCCGTGGTGCAGGAACTCACCGTCCGGACCCTTGAATTGCTCGCGGCCCGCGATCAGGAACTGCCGGAACCGGTCCTGACGCCGCGCAGTTTCATGCTGATCGGCTCCGAGCCGGAGGTGGCTTCCGAGGCCAGCGGACACATGCAGCCGATCACAGTCGACCGTGCCCTCGAGCTGTGTCCAGCCCTCCTGCCGGGAACGTTCACCGCGGCCGGGCTGGACACCGGTTCCTTCGGCTGCAATGCACCGGTCCTGTTGGAAGACCACCGCAAGAGTGCGCTCGCCGCTGGGGCGGACATCATTGCGGGTGCCCGCGTCCATTCGGCCCAGCGGCTGGGTTCGGGATGGCAGGTGGGTGCCGGAGCCGAGGGATTTGAGGCCGGCGTCCTGGTCAACGCGGCGGGTGCCTGGGCCGACGAGCTCGCCGTGATCAGCGGCGTCGAGAAGCTGGGCCTCCAGCCGTACCGGCGCACTGCGGCGATTGCCGCCGTCGAACGCCCTCTGCCTGAAGGCAGTCCCATGGTGGCGGCAGCGGACAATACGTTCTACTTCCGCCGGGACGGTGACGATGTGCTGATTTCGCCGTCGGAATCAGTGCCGAGTGGTCCGGAGGACGCGCGGCCGCGGCCCGGCGATGTGGAACGCCTGGTGGAGAAGCTGAACTCCATCACCGGCCTCGGGATCACCCACATCAGGAGGGCCTGGACGGGCCTGCGCACCGAAGCGGCCGACGGGGTACCTGTGGCGGGGTTCGACGCGGAAGCAGCCGGGTTCTATTGGCTTGCGGGGCAGGGCGGCTACGGCTTCCAGACTTCCGCGGCCCTGGCGGAGCTGGCGGCCACCCAGATCCTTGCCGGACAATCCGGACGCGGCGACACAGGCGGGGCGGGTCCGGAATCCCGGACAGCGCACGCACTGGCTGCCACCCGCTGGTCCATCCGACGCTGA
- a CDS encoding DUF5666 domain-containing protein, which translates to MVREPLRMRKAMLAGAVALALSGTGVALAWSATGTPTPSPSQAAPNPSQTAPGQQKAPGQRKAPGQQKAQRAQPLHGEEVVKQPDGTFQTVLEQRGTVESVSDSAITVKSEDGFTQSYTVNADTKITKLPAADDGTRSKPADGTIADIATGDTVRIAGVKDGDKATAKRIVEGAGDGPGLGLGRGHGMGHKMGTGNQEDDEGA; encoded by the coding sequence ATGGTCCGGGAACCATTGAGGATGCGCAAGGCAATGCTGGCCGGGGCGGTGGCCTTGGCTCTGTCCGGGACCGGCGTTGCCCTTGCATGGTCGGCCACCGGGACGCCAACGCCGTCCCCCTCGCAGGCCGCGCCAAACCCCTCCCAGACTGCACCGGGCCAACAAAAGGCGCCGGGCCAACGAAAGGCACCCGGCCAACAAAAGGCCCAGCGCGCACAGCCGCTGCACGGTGAGGAAGTGGTCAAGCAGCCCGACGGAACCTTCCAGACAGTCCTCGAACAGCGCGGAACCGTAGAGTCCGTCAGCGACTCCGCCATCACCGTCAAGAGCGAGGACGGCTTCACCCAGTCCTACACCGTCAACGCGGACACCAAAATCACCAAACTTCCAGCGGCCGACGACGGTACGCGCAGTAAGCCGGCGGACGGAACCATTGCGGACATCGCCACCGGGGACACCGTGCGCATAGCGGGCGTCAAGGACGGGGACAAGGCCACCGCCAAGCGGATCGTCGAGGGTGCCGGCGACGGCCCCGGCCTGGGGTTGGGACGCGGGCATGGCATGGGCCACAAGATGGGTACGGGCAACCAGGAGGATGACGAAGGGGCGTAA
- a CDS encoding CPBP family intramembrane glutamic endopeptidase: MLVPSRRRLRLEVWIVLGLSLGQSAVYSVVQLLDKMTRAPLAEGTSTLNRSQSTREYFDLTYQLLDIIFALVPVLLVLYFLTDQRQAAPGEAGQSGSAFRKLGFNFARPGRDLLQGLGLAALIGIPSLGLYAAGRALGITTAIIPSALDAYWWTVPVLILSAIRHAVLEEVIVVGYLMDRFGKFGWSTPLAIAVSSLLRGSYHLYQGFGPFIGNAIMGVVFAWLYTRTRRVMPLVIAHALLDIVAFVGFSLFGKAVGLG, translated from the coding sequence ATGCTGGTTCCCTCCCGCCGTCGCCTGCGGCTCGAAGTCTGGATCGTCCTGGGCCTGTCCCTCGGCCAGTCGGCTGTCTACTCTGTGGTGCAGCTGCTGGACAAAATGACCCGTGCGCCGCTGGCGGAGGGCACCTCCACGCTGAACCGGTCGCAGAGCACGCGGGAGTACTTCGACCTGACCTACCAGCTGCTTGACATCATCTTTGCGCTGGTTCCCGTGCTGCTGGTGCTCTACTTCCTCACGGACCAGCGCCAGGCTGCCCCCGGCGAGGCCGGTCAATCGGGTTCTGCGTTCCGGAAACTTGGGTTCAACTTTGCACGGCCTGGAAGGGACCTGCTGCAGGGGCTGGGGCTGGCCGCCCTGATCGGGATACCGTCGCTGGGGCTGTACGCTGCCGGCCGTGCGTTGGGCATCACGACGGCGATCATCCCCAGCGCGCTGGACGCCTACTGGTGGACGGTGCCAGTCCTGATCCTGTCAGCCATCAGGCACGCCGTCCTGGAAGAAGTTATTGTGGTGGGTTACCTCATGGACCGCTTCGGCAAATTCGGTTGGAGCACACCTCTCGCTATCGCCGTCAGTTCCCTGCTGCGTGGCAGCTACCACCTGTACCAGGGCTTCGGGCCGTTCATTGGCAACGCGATCATGGGTGTGGTTTTCGCGTGGCTGTACACCCGAACCCGACGCGTCATGCCGCTGGTCATCGCCCACGCCCTGCTGGATATCGTGGCTTTCGTCGGCTTCAGCCTCTTTGGCAAGGCCGTGGGGCTGGGGTAG
- the tdh gene encoding L-threonine 3-dehydrogenase translates to MKALYKAGPHAGFELVDRPEPEAGPADVKIRVMTTGICGTDLHIQSWDAWAQGMIEAPLIAGHEFYGEVVEVGEDVREVKVGDRVSGEGHVVCGICRNCRAGRRQMCIHTVSVGVQRDGAFAEFVVIPETNVWVHHDPSVTPELGAIFDPFGNAVHTALSFPLVGEDVLITGAGPIGLMAIAVARHAGARKIAITDVSRPRLELAKQLGADLAIDVSTTRVRDAQRELGMREGFDVGMEMSGHPTALPEMIDNMNHGGRIAMLGLPSQDITIDWGKVVTHMLTLKGIYGREMYETWYAMSAMLSSNPVLHAGISAVVTDTLPATDWEKGFDIARSGVGGKVVLDWTRL, encoded by the coding sequence ATGAAGGCTCTGTACAAGGCCGGCCCGCATGCCGGTTTCGAACTCGTCGACAGGCCCGAGCCGGAGGCTGGTCCGGCGGACGTCAAGATCCGGGTGATGACCACCGGGATCTGCGGAACCGACCTGCACATCCAGTCGTGGGATGCCTGGGCGCAGGGAATGATCGAGGCTCCGCTCATCGCGGGCCACGAGTTCTACGGCGAAGTGGTGGAGGTGGGCGAGGACGTCCGCGAGGTCAAGGTCGGCGACCGTGTCTCCGGCGAAGGCCACGTGGTCTGCGGCATCTGCCGCAACTGCCGTGCCGGGCGCCGGCAGATGTGCATCCATACGGTCAGCGTGGGAGTCCAGCGTGATGGCGCCTTCGCCGAGTTTGTGGTCATCCCCGAGACCAACGTCTGGGTCCACCATGACCCCTCGGTCACGCCGGAGCTCGGAGCCATCTTTGACCCGTTCGGCAACGCCGTCCACACCGCGCTGAGCTTCCCCCTGGTGGGCGAGGATGTGCTCATCACCGGCGCAGGTCCCATCGGCCTGATGGCCATCGCTGTCGCCCGCCACGCCGGGGCGCGGAAGATCGCCATCACGGATGTCTCACGGCCCCGCCTGGAGCTGGCCAAGCAACTGGGCGCCGACCTCGCCATCGATGTCTCCACGACCCGCGTCCGTGACGCCCAGCGGGAGCTTGGCATGCGGGAGGGCTTCGACGTCGGGATGGAAATGTCCGGCCACCCCACCGCCCTGCCTGAGATGATCGACAACATGAACCACGGCGGCCGGATCGCCATGCTGGGCCTGCCCAGCCAGGACATCACCATCGACTGGGGCAAGGTGGTCACCCACATGCTCACACTCAAAGGCATCTACGGCCGCGAGATGTACGAAACCTGGTACGCCATGAGCGCCATGCTCTCCTCCAACCCCGTGCTGCACGCCGGGATCTCCGCCGTGGTCACTGACACGCTGCCCGCCACGGACTGGGAGAAGGGCTTCGACATCGCCCGCAGCGGCGTGGGCGGCAAAGTTGTCCTCGACTGGACCCGACTGTAA